The following is a genomic window from Candidatus Thermoplasmatota archaeon.
CGTCGTCTTCCTCGAAGCCTGGGCGCAGGGCCGCCCGGTCGTCGCCACGCGCGTGGGCGGCGTGCCCTACGTCGTCGACGAGGGCGTGAACGGGCTGCTGCACGAACGGGGAGACATCGGGGGCATCACGCGCGCGATGGAGACGCTGCTTGCGGACCCGGCGCTCTGCCGTCGCATGGGCGAGGCCGGTCGCAAGAAGGCGCAGTCGCAGTACCGCTGGAGCGTCACGATCCCTCGCCTGGAGGCGCTCTACGAGCGCATTCTTGCCGCGCGGCCGGACGCGAGATAAACGGTTATATAACTCGGATCGGCATGGTCACCCGATGCCGCCGGAGGGCGCCCCCAAGCAGCTCATGATCCGGGCCAAGGCCCCTCTGCGGATCAGCTTCGGCGGCGGAGGCACGGACGTGTCGCCGTACATCGAGGAGCGCGGCGGCGTGGTCATCAGCGCGACCGTCAACAAGTACGCCTTCGGCACGCTGCGCCCTCGGCAGAGCGACCCCATCATCCAGATCAAGAGCCTGGATCTCGACGTGGAGGCCCGCTACGAGACGGCCGAGCAGTGGCGGTTCGACGGGAAGCTCGACCTCGTGAAGGCCGTGCTGCAGAACTTCACGCCAAAGCAGGGCTTCGACCTCTTTCTCCACTCGGATGCGCCGCCGGGCTCTGGGCTCGGCTCGTCCTCGACCGTGATGGTTGCGCTCATCGGGCTGTTCAAGCACTGGATGAAGCTCCCGCTCACGCAATACGACGTCGCCGACCTTGCCTACAAGCTCGAGCGCTTGGACCTTGGCATCGAGGGCGGCAAGCAGGACCAGTATGCGGCGGCCTTCGGCGGCTTCAACTTCATCGAGTTCCACAAGGACGCGACGATCGTGAACCCGCTCAAGGTGAGCCGGCAGGTCGTGAACGAGCTCGAGTACCGCTGCATGCTCGTGTACACCGGGCGCACGCGGCTGTCGGCCAACATCATCCGGGAGCAGAAGGAGCGCTTCTCGACCGGCAAGACGACCGACGTGCTCGACCAGACGAAGCAGTTGGCAGTCGACCTCAAGAACGCGCTCTTGCGCGGC
Proteins encoded in this region:
- a CDS encoding GHMP kinase — its product is MPPEGAPKQLMIRAKAPLRISFGGGGTDVSPYIEERGGVVISATVNKYAFGTLRPRQSDPIIQIKSLDLDVEARYETAEQWRFDGKLDLVKAVLQNFTPKQGFDLFLHSDAPPGSGLGSSSTVMVALIGLFKHWMKLPLTQYDVADLAYKLERLDLGIEGGKQDQYAAAFGGFNFIEFHKDATIVNPLKVSRQVVNELEYRCMLVYTGRTRLSANIIREQKERFSTGKTTDVLDQTKQLAVDLKNALLRGNLDTFGSLLHQGWELKKNFASKVSSPEIDKMYEAARATGAVGGKILGAGGGGYLLLFCEFDRKHEVAKEVRSLGGEPTEFAFEESGLQTWEVHG